The Nitrospinaceae bacterium genome has a segment encoding these proteins:
- a CDS encoding TonB-dependent receptor, producing the protein MYIKHLSLKTTIAAVAMSLAFAGPALAGSVSGTIKFKGAAPAAKKLSVNKDVKVCGKNPIMDNSILVKGGGLANVVITIKGAKGGKFPKSMTKATVDQNGCVYNPRVTIMKAGTKLIVKNSDKILHNVHTHPAKTGNKVANIAQPKFKKKLKMSKRYFKKPGIVKVTCDVHDWMTGWVVATKSPFVAVSGDGGKFKISGVPDGSYQVEIWHEKLGTKKVKVTVKGDTTLDASLGS; encoded by the coding sequence ATGTACATCAAACATTTATCGTTGAAGACCACTATCGCCGCAGTGGCGATGTCTCTCGCCTTCGCTGGCCCGGCTCTTGCGGGCTCGGTTTCGGGCACCATCAAGTTCAAGGGCGCCGCCCCGGCAGCTAAGAAGCTCTCCGTCAACAAGGATGTGAAAGTTTGCGGCAAGAATCCGATCATGGACAACAGCATTCTCGTCAAGGGCGGCGGCCTCGCCAACGTGGTCATCACCATTAAAGGCGCCAAGGGCGGTAAGTTTCCCAAGTCGATGACCAAGGCGACCGTTGATCAGAATGGTTGTGTCTACAATCCCCGCGTTACAATAATGAAAGCGGGCACCAAACTCATCGTCAAGAACAGCGACAAGATTCTCCACAACGTTCACACTCACCCGGCCAAGACTGGCAACAAGGTCGCGAACATCGCGCAGCCCAAGTTTAAGAAAAAGCTCAAGATGTCCAAGCGCTACTTCAAGAAGCCGGGCATCGTCAAAGTCACCTGCGATGTGCATGATTGGATGACGGGCTGGGTCGTTGCGACGAAGTCCCCGTTTGTTGCAGTCTCGGGTGACGGCGGCAAGTTCAAAATCTCGGGCGTGCCGGATGGCTCCTATCAGGTCGAGATTTGGCACGAGAAACTCGGCACCAAGAAAGTGAAAGTCACCGTCAAGGGCGACACCACGCTGGACGCCTCGCTCGGTAGCTAA
- a CDS encoding cation transporter, translated as MANSTSNRADTIRRRAREGQRVTWIGVWVNAALSLAKAVGGVLGGSQALLADALHSISDLASDAVVLFALHFSGEPADHQHPYGHGRMETIAAFGIGLILLLAGVYMLYRSLGDLWIPRPYSLNFLALPFIVLAIALKEGLYWLTLRVGRRTSNQALIANAWHHRSDAISSIATLVGVTFALSGYWWADALAAAGVAGLVIWAGVRIAHESLDDLVDTAPTEEMLARIRAAIEEVEGVKSVHALRTRRIGPQFFVDVHIQVDATLSVAAGHLIAHRGQDAVLSRVGEVSEVIVHVEPDVPISIPDPDNFEAGIS; from the coding sequence ATGGCAAATTCCACCTCAAACCGGGCCGATACTATTCGTCGCCGGGCGCGCGAAGGACAGCGGGTAACCTGGATTGGGGTATGGGTGAATGCGGCGCTCTCGCTCGCCAAGGCAGTGGGCGGCGTTCTGGGCGGAAGCCAAGCTCTTCTCGCGGATGCACTTCACTCAATTTCTGATTTGGCCAGCGACGCGGTTGTGCTTTTTGCGCTCCATTTTTCAGGGGAGCCGGCCGATCACCAACATCCATACGGCCACGGCCGGATGGAGACCATTGCGGCCTTCGGCATTGGCCTCATCTTGCTCCTGGCCGGGGTTTACATGCTCTACCGCTCGCTTGGCGATCTTTGGATTCCCCGGCCATATAGTCTGAACTTCCTCGCTCTTCCCTTCATCGTACTTGCGATAGCCCTCAAGGAGGGCCTCTACTGGCTCACGCTCCGGGTGGGTCGCCGTACATCCAACCAGGCCCTTATCGCTAATGCATGGCACCACCGCTCTGATGCAATTTCTTCGATTGCTACCCTGGTTGGCGTAACTTTTGCGTTGTCGGGCTACTGGTGGGCGGATGCCCTTGCGGCGGCAGGCGTGGCGGGTTTGGTCATCTGGGCCGGAGTACGTATTGCCCACGAGTCACTCGATGATCTCGTGGACACGGCCCCGACAGAAGAGATGCTGGCGCGTATCCGGGCGGCGATTGAAGAGGTGGAAGGAGTGAAAAGCGTCCACGCTCTCAGAACCCGCCGGATAGGCCCCCAATTTTTTGTGGACGTTCACATTCAGGTGGACGCTACATTGAGCGTGGCTGCTGGCCACCTTATTGCCCACCGGGGGCAAGACGCCGTGCTCTCGAGGGTGGGTGAAGTCTCTGAGGTGATCGTTCATGTCGAGCCAGATGTGCCCATTTCTATTCCCGACCCAGATAATTTCGAGGCAGGCATCTCTTGA
- a CDS encoding NAD-dependent epimerase/dehydratase family protein yields the protein MARVLIAGCGYVGSALAGRLAKAGHAVWGLKRKAGTSPDAGSPGASLPDAGLPEAGLPDVGLPEGVVAIAADLCEPGTLNNLPANLDFVFYTAAADASDEAAYRAAYIDGLGNIFSALKSQNQKLKRFFFTSSTAVYGQDAGEWVDENSPTEPDGSSAGGFRGQIMREAEALARGSDFPAVIVRFGGIYGPGRTRFMKRALRAEAAGNTTSEQALGGEGHLGEISEDAAKAHENLGGVSKGAVKVGENQRNVGEGAAKGSEGAAHERWGNRIHRDDCAGVLHHLMDITQVKSIYCAVDEAPAPQSEVARWLYERHVALKAPGRPAPGRPEPGRPEPARAAAIDRLEGVSGIARQEGDTGDDRDIPPTGSAPAGSARSRGLASSGIRGKRCSNEQIKASGYKFRYPTYQEGYEALLLGEEI from the coding sequence ATGGCGCGGGTTCTTATCGCGGGTTGTGGCTATGTGGGCTCGGCGCTGGCGGGGCGATTGGCAAAGGCGGGCCACGCGGTTTGGGGCCTAAAACGAAAGGCTGGGACCTCGCCCGATGCGGGTTCGCCCGGGGCGAGCTTGCCCGATGCGGGTTTGCCTGAAGCGGGCTTGCCCGATGTGGGTTTGCCCGAGGGTGTTGTCGCCATCGCAGCCGATTTGTGCGAGCCGGGTACGCTTAATAATCTTCCCGCCAATCTTGATTTTGTTTTCTACACGGCGGCGGCGGACGCCTCTGACGAGGCGGCCTACCGGGCGGCTTATATCGATGGCCTCGGAAATATTTTTTCTGCACTGAAATCTCAAAACCAAAAATTAAAAAGGTTTTTTTTCACCTCAAGCACGGCGGTCTACGGCCAGGATGCGGGCGAGTGGGTGGATGAAAATTCGCCCACGGAGCCAGATGGCTCCTCAGCCGGGGGCTTTCGGGGGCAGATTATGCGAGAGGCCGAGGCGTTGGCGCGGGGCTCGGATTTTCCGGCTGTGATTGTTCGCTTTGGTGGAATTTATGGGCCGGGGCGAACACGGTTCATGAAGCGGGCACTCCGGGCGGAGGCGGCAGGTAATACGACTTCTGAGCAGGCGCTTGGGGGAGAGGGGCATCTTGGGGAAATAAGCGAGGACGCGGCCAAAGCGCACGAAAACCTAGGGGGCGTGAGTAAAGGTGCGGTCAAGGTAGGCGAAAACCAAAGGAATGTCGGCGAGGGTGCGGCAAAAGGGAGCGAGGGCGCGGCTCATGAGCGATGGGGGAACCGGATTCACCGGGACGATTGCGCTGGCGTGCTTCATCACCTGATGGACATAACTCAAGTTAAATCAATATATTGCGCGGTTGACGAGGCGCCTGCACCTCAGAGCGAGGTGGCCCGTTGGCTATATGAGCGGCATGTGGCACTCAAAGCACCGGGTAGGCCCGCACCGGGTAGGCCCGAACCGGGTAGGCCCGAACCTGCTCGGGCAGCCGCAATCGACCGCCTGGAGGGGGTATCCGGAATTGCCCGTCAAGAAGGGGATACAGGTGATGATCGAGATATCCCCCCTACTGGTTCGGCTCCCGCCGGATCGGCCCGGTCTCGTGGACTTGCCTCCTCCGGGATAAGGGGCAAACGCTGCTCAAACGAGCAAATCAAAGCCTCAGGCTACAAATTTCGCTATCCTACTTATCAAGAGGGCTACGAGGCGCTACTCCTCGGAGAGGAAATCTAA
- a CDS encoding alpha/beta fold hydrolase, whose protein sequence is MTKVTRKIICEDHMIDALDGSLKLHLREKRLKGLGKRSEGALLCVHGQSIPSTVAFDFPVPGYSWMDYAARRGFDVFALSLRGFGPSTRPPEMLANPKGAPPAVRAKEAFRDVVAAVRFIREQSETEKVNLLGWAQGTMLSCAFAAAYPKEAGRLALISPLYLCDEPGSFSLFEDPKKPGELNPVFFGGAWRWVTQKGQLHNWNRLIPKGQHGRWREARAVRAYWSEQLRHDPGGARRRVPAVKVPNGLMADHYDRTQGLAFFDAAKVKSPALLVRMECDLVSKDPEAQGLFRAMTKSPGKRYVILGGATHFAQFEKRREDLFSEVQGFLES, encoded by the coding sequence ATGACTAAAGTTACCCGAAAAATTATTTGTGAAGACCACATGATCGACGCCCTGGACGGGAGCCTCAAGCTCCACCTGCGCGAGAAGCGCTTAAAGGGTCTCGGCAAACGCTCGGAGGGCGCGCTTTTGTGCGTGCACGGGCAGAGTATTCCTTCTACGGTTGCGTTTGATTTTCCGGTGCCGGGCTATTCGTGGATGGACTACGCCGCGCGGCGGGGCTTTGATGTTTTTGCGCTATCGTTAAGGGGGTTCGGCCCCTCTACGCGGCCGCCCGAGATGTTGGCAAATCCGAAAGGCGCGCCGCCAGCCGTAAGGGCGAAGGAGGCATTTAGGGATGTTGTGGCCGCCGTGCGCTTTATTCGCGAGCAGTCCGAGACGGAAAAAGTAAACCTGCTGGGGTGGGCTCAAGGGACGATGCTCTCCTGCGCTTTTGCGGCGGCGTATCCAAAAGAGGCTGGGCGGCTGGCTCTCATCTCCCCGCTTTATCTTTGTGATGAGCCGGGGTCGTTTTCGCTTTTTGAGGACCCGAAAAAGCCGGGCGAGCTTAACCCCGTGTTTTTCGGTGGCGCCTGGCGCTGGGTGACGCAAAAAGGCCAGCTTCATAACTGGAACCGCCTGATACCCAAGGGGCAGCACGGCCGCTGGCGCGAGGCGCGGGCGGTGCGCGCCTATTGGAGCGAGCAGCTTCGCCACGACCCCGGGGGCGCGCGGCGGCGGGTGCCTGCGGTGAAGGTGCCAAACGGTCTGATGGCCGATCATTATGACCGAACGCAGGGGCTGGCGTTTTTCGATGCGGCGAAGGTGAAAAGCCCGGCATTGTTAGTCCGCATGGAATGCGATCTTGTCTCAAAGGATCCCGAGGCGCAGGGGCTTTTTCGGGCGATGACAAAGAGCCCCGGCAAGCGCTATGTCATTCTCGGCGGGGCGACGCATTTTGCGCAATTTGAAAAGCGGCGCGAGGATCTGTTCAGCGAGGTGCAGGGTTTTTTAGAGAGCTAG
- a CDS encoding NADPH:quinone reductase — MKAMRVHKFGLETPMQLDEIEDARPGAGEVLIKTHAIGAHPVDVTIRGGMHPFQKFVTPPYMPGPEAAGEVVELGVGVEGFEVGQRVCGRAMGGAYAELVRLGAPWTLNLPDAYSWAEGAGLAVQFITAWNSVVINGRASAGEVVLVQGGAGGVGMASIQLARAVGCRVIATASSPEKLKIAKEMGADEVINYREENFAERCLELTGGRGVDVIIEMIAEENLDKDVDAICPLGRIVVVGTSKGLDPDAAFGVQRALMKDAQILCVSMVNLPPRLPKLMRHLTPMVEAGNFDVRIFREMPLIEANAAHALLWGGEVTGKLVLVP; from the coding sequence ATGAAGGCGATGCGCGTGCACAAATTTGGTCTTGAGACGCCGATGCAGCTCGATGAGATAGAAGATGCTCGACCGGGCGCGGGCGAGGTGTTGATCAAGACGCACGCCATCGGGGCGCATCCGGTGGACGTGACGATTAGGGGCGGAATGCACCCGTTTCAAAAGTTTGTGACGCCGCCTTATATGCCTGGCCCAGAGGCGGCGGGCGAGGTGGTTGAGTTGGGCGTTGGCGTTGAGGGCTTTGAGGTTGGGCAACGGGTCTGCGGCCGGGCAATGGGGGGCGCGTATGCGGAGCTTGTGCGCCTGGGGGCGCCTTGGACGCTGAATTTGCCGGACGCCTATAGTTGGGCTGAAGGGGCGGGGCTTGCGGTTCAGTTTATTACGGCTTGGAACTCGGTGGTGATTAACGGGCGGGCCTCGGCTGGGGAGGTGGTGTTGGTGCAGGGCGGCGCGGGTGGCGTCGGGATGGCTTCGATTCAACTTGCCAGGGCGGTGGGCTGCCGGGTGATTGCTACGGCGAGCTCGCCCGAGAAGTTGAAAATTGCAAAAGAGATGGGCGCGGATGAGGTGATAAATTATCGTGAGGAAAATTTTGCGGAAAGGTGTCTGGAACTCACCGGCGGGCGCGGGGTGGACGTTATTATTGAGATGATCGCCGAGGAGAATCTGGATAAGGATGTCGATGCGATTTGTCCGCTTGGTCGAATTGTCGTCGTGGGAACTTCAAAGGGCCTGGACCCCGACGCGGCGTTCGGGGTGCAGCGGGCGCTGATGAAGGATGCGCAGATTCTTTGCGTTTCGATGGTGAACCTGCCACCGCGCTTGCCCAAGTTGATGCGGCACTTAACGCCGATGGTTGAGGCGGGGAACTTCGATGTGCGAATTTTCCGGGAGATGCCGCTTATCGAGGCGAATGCCGCACATGCTCTACTTTGGGGGGGCGAGGTTACGGGCAAGCTGGTGCTCGTTCCCTGA
- a CDS encoding YnfA family protein — translation MVLAAKSITLFMVAGLLEIGGGYFVWRWWRGGSPLMIGLLGMVALSLYGIVPTYQPAHFGRVYAAYGGWFVVLSILWGQVVDKTPPDRFDIIGGALCLVGVGIIMYWPR, via the coding sequence ATGGTACTCGCGGCGAAATCCATCACCCTTTTTATGGTGGCAGGGCTTCTCGAAATCGGCGGCGGCTATTTCGTCTGGCGATGGTGGCGAGGCGGCTCTCCTTTAATGATAGGTCTGCTCGGCATGGTGGCCTTGAGCCTGTACGGCATTGTCCCCACCTACCAGCCGGCCCATTTCGGGCGCGTCTATGCGGCTTATGGCGGCTGGTTCGTTGTGCTCTCTATTCTATGGGGCCAGGTCGTGGATAAAACACCGCCGGATCGTTTCGACATCATCGGCGGCGCCCTTTGCCTTGTTGGCGTGGGCATTATCATGTATTGGCCCAGGTAA
- a CDS encoding heme-dependent peroxidase, giving the protein MVPEVLDGWAVLHQIFSVDWPRWNAVAADEKAAMVAGAAGFFDKIAGAEDGESAVFSLLGHKGDLLFLNFKNTLDELNEVELGFKRLPIYSYLQETTSYLSFLELGLYEMTIKFHGELIAEGLKPGSDDWKARWSAEMADQRERMIGRLFMEIPDERYLCFYPMSKQRGEVKNWYGLPIKERQQMMRDHGMVGRKYAGRVQQIITGSIGLDDWEWGVYLFAPDPHVFKELIYEMRFDEATVWYGEFGPFYNGLRIKPGDLAGILK; this is encoded by the coding sequence GTGGTGCCCGAGGTACTGGACGGGTGGGCGGTGCTCCACCAGATTTTTAGTGTGGACTGGCCACGGTGGAACGCTGTGGCGGCGGATGAAAAAGCGGCGATGGTTGCCGGGGCGGCAGGGTTCTTTGATAAAATCGCCGGGGCAGAGGATGGCGAATCTGCGGTGTTCAGCCTCCTTGGGCACAAGGGGGATCTTCTCTTTTTGAATTTTAAAAATACGCTGGACGAGCTGAACGAGGTGGAGCTTGGTTTTAAGCGCTTGCCAATTTACAGCTACCTTCAGGAGACGACTTCGTATCTATCGTTTCTGGAGCTTGGGCTCTATGAGATGACGATTAAGTTTCATGGGGAATTGATCGCCGAGGGTTTAAAGCCGGGGAGCGATGACTGGAAGGCACGCTGGAGCGCCGAGATGGCGGACCAAAGAGAGCGCATGATTGGCCGGCTCTTCATGGAGATTCCCGATGAGCGGTATCTTTGTTTCTACCCGATGAGCAAACAGCGGGGCGAGGTGAAGAACTGGTATGGCCTGCCCATCAAGGAGCGCCAGCAGATGATGCGCGACCACGGCATGGTTGGGCGAAAGTATGCCGGGCGCGTGCAGCAGATCATTACCGGGAGCATCGGGCTCGACGATTGGGAGTGGGGGGTGTATCTGTTTGCGCCGGACCCGCATGTGTTTAAAGAGCTGATTTACGAGATGCGCTTTGATGAGGCGACGGTGTGGTATGGGGAGTTTGGACCGTTCTACAACGGGCTGCGCATTAAGCCCGGGGATCTAGCGGGCATTTTAAAATAA
- a CDS encoding c-type cytochrome yields MATLSLFALMLSLIITTSAGAATGEHPGEHPGERLVRENNCAACHNIGNTPVSIAAPQVGPPWRRIGMRARPGWLLEYLMQPKKLRPAGKSRMPNFRLSLPEATALVAHLAQIKSPWPTPAQDKNAKENEKPIGFAALYPTLTKGYAARGRKLFLDMECAKCHGDPKKGNQPDSGKSEEWGPDLREMSRKLTRKGVASILFSPEATYPGTKMPNFFYDEGEALDKNARGQLANMTAYIESLKGDSAPRDETYKRARKKFPNSGPGAGQRIAWQFNCTGCHEGTGVSARDPVRLAPPFGYRNAPDHYTQKVVSDWLTAPVSIRMHERGHQMGRMPSFGFSPDEAAQIADWLFTFDGPPGRRGGGMIMVDNWRKKKRKRQGR; encoded by the coding sequence ATGGCAACCCTATCTTTATTTGCTCTTATGCTTTCGTTGATCATCACCACCTCCGCCGGGGCAGCAACGGGCGAGCATCCGGGTGAGCACCCGGGTGAGCGCCTCGTCCGCGAGAACAACTGCGCCGCCTGCCACAACATTGGCAACACACCTGTCAGCATCGCCGCCCCTCAGGTAGGGCCTCCCTGGCGGCGCATCGGCATGCGAGCTCGACCAGGCTGGCTGCTGGAATATCTCATGCAGCCGAAAAAACTCCGCCCGGCAGGAAAATCGCGCATGCCAAACTTTCGTCTCTCGCTACCCGAGGCCACTGCCCTCGTAGCGCATCTGGCCCAAATCAAATCCCCGTGGCCCACACCCGCACAAGATAAAAACGCTAAGGAGAACGAGAAACCAATCGGCTTTGCCGCGCTCTATCCCACCCTCACAAAAGGCTATGCCGCGCGCGGAAGAAAACTTTTTCTCGACATGGAATGCGCCAAATGCCACGGCGACCCCAAAAAAGGAAACCAACCCGATTCGGGCAAGTCCGAGGAATGGGGCCCCGACCTTCGGGAGATGTCCCGAAAGCTCACCCGCAAGGGCGTCGCCTCGATTCTTTTCTCGCCGGAGGCGACCTACCCCGGCACAAAAATGCCGAACTTTTTTTATGACGAAGGAGAGGCGTTGGATAAAAACGCTAGAGGTCAGCTCGCCAACATGACCGCCTACATCGAATCACTAAAAGGCGACAGCGCGCCTCGGGATGAAACCTATAAACGCGCCCGGAAAAAATTTCCCAATTCAGGTCCCGGGGCGGGTCAACGCATCGCCTGGCAGTTCAACTGCACGGGCTGCCACGAGGGCACCGGCGTCTCGGCAAGAGACCCCGTCCGCCTGGCCCCGCCATTCGGCTACCGGAACGCACCCGATCACTACACCCAGAAAGTCGTCTCCGACTGGCTCACAGCCCCGGTCAGCATCCGCATGCACGAGCGGGGGCACCAGATGGGCCGGATGCCTTCCTTTGGCTTCTCGCCGGACGAGGCGGCACAGATCGCCGATTGGCTCTTCACCTTCGATGGCCCTCCCGGTCGCCGGGGCGGCGGCATGATCATGGTCGACAACTGGCGCAAAAAAAAGCGCAAGCGCCAGGGACGCTAG
- a CDS encoding sulfurtransferase TusA family protein encodes MPDPKIIDLKGEICPDPLIQVQAAMKNNSVGDIYIVIVDYPLAVENIARWAENEGMDVEVTHNEGEWEISITVT; translated from the coding sequence ATGCCGGATCCGAAAATTATCGATTTAAAAGGCGAAATATGCCCCGATCCTCTGATTCAAGTCCAAGCGGCCATGAAAAACAATTCGGTGGGTGATATTTATATCGTCATCGTGGATTATCCCCTTGCGGTCGAAAACATTGCCCGTTGGGCGGAAAACGAGGGAATGGATGTTGAGGTTACGCACAATGAAGGCGAGTGGGAAATCAGCATAACGGTGACGTAA
- a CDS encoding YeeE/YedE family protein, translating into MEQSILKSLALGLPVGLLFGIALQRGRFCMYSAFRDLLFARDTTLFRAYILALLVQISIIHGLDTVGFLTVRHFEFTWLAAIVGGTIFGVGISLAGGCASGSWYRVGEGMVGSILVVISYALGVAATFWGAFRPITTYLRSFHAPYELGGLDGLFNLPRWILISFFLVIGGSWLWCSPRPKVYSGWSWTKTGIIIGLISALAWISSAGVGRNYGMSFTGPSGNIIRYLMTGQESSLNWGAWMILGVPVGAFFAASWAKEFKWRAPAPERMVKQLIGGLMMGFGAATAGGCNIGHSLTGIAALSSTSLLATIFIIMGSWLGTYLFFMRKS; encoded by the coding sequence ATGGAACAGAGCATACTTAAATCTCTAGCCTTAGGCCTTCCCGTCGGCTTGCTATTCGGTATCGCACTCCAACGGGGGCGTTTTTGCATGTACTCCGCGTTCCGAGATTTGCTTTTCGCACGGGACACCACCTTATTTCGCGCTTATATTTTGGCCTTACTCGTCCAAATATCCATTATTCACGGGTTGGATACAGTAGGATTCCTCACCGTCCGGCATTTCGAATTCACTTGGTTAGCTGCCATCGTAGGCGGCACAATATTCGGCGTCGGCATCTCTCTCGCTGGCGGCTGCGCCTCCGGTAGCTGGTACCGTGTCGGAGAGGGCATGGTGGGCTCGATTCTGGTAGTTATTAGTTACGCCTTAGGAGTGGCAGCAACGTTCTGGGGGGCATTCCGGCCGATTACTACCTATCTGCGTTCCTTCCATGCTCCCTATGAGCTAGGAGGCCTCGACGGACTCTTCAATCTGCCACGATGGATACTCATTTCCTTTTTCCTTGTCATAGGCGGCTCATGGCTCTGGTGCTCCCCACGCCCTAAGGTTTACTCAGGATGGTCTTGGACTAAAACCGGCATAATTATAGGCTTGATCTCCGCCCTTGCCTGGATCTCCTCAGCGGGAGTGGGCCGAAATTATGGTATGAGCTTCACGGGTCCCTCCGGTAATATCATCCGATATCTCATGACTGGACAGGAATCTTCACTCAACTGGGGAGCCTGGATGATTCTCGGAGTACCAGTAGGCGCTTTTTTCGCCGCCTCATGGGCAAAAGAATTTAAGTGGCGCGCTCCAGCACCGGAGAGAATGGTAAAACAACTCATCGGTGGACTCATGATGGGATTCGGCGCTGCCACTGCTGGCGGTTGCAATATTGGGCATAGCCTGACTGGGATAGCCGCTCTTTCATCAACAAGTTTGCTCGCAACTATCTTCATAATTATGGGAAGTTGGTTGGGAACTTATCTCTTTTTCATGAGGAAATCATAA
- a CDS encoding PIG-L family deacetylase, with translation MSKQILDSLPEDWNCALAIVAHPDDMEFGAASAVARWTSQGKKVVYILMTSGEAGIDGMSPHEAGPLREEEEYRSARVVGVEKVEFLGYTDGILEYGLPLRRDITRQIRIHKPDVLITLSHRLTWPGGPLNMADHRWLAYGVMDGARDAGNRWIFPELLEEGLDPWSGVQKVLLSGSPKPTHAVDITGFLEKGIASLQEHKAYIENLAQGFDPVNFLTNSAEMTGKRSGFPHAASFEVINI, from the coding sequence ATGAGCAAACAGATTCTTGATTCATTGCCTGAGGATTGGAACTGCGCTCTCGCCATTGTGGCGCATCCTGATGACATGGAATTTGGTGCGGCCAGTGCCGTTGCCCGTTGGACCTCACAAGGGAAAAAGGTTGTCTACATTCTGATGACAAGCGGCGAGGCGGGTATTGATGGAATGTCACCGCACGAAGCAGGTCCCCTTCGAGAAGAGGAAGAGTATCGGAGCGCTCGTGTCGTGGGCGTCGAAAAGGTTGAATTTCTTGGCTACACAGACGGAATCCTAGAATACGGACTTCCCCTGCGTCGGGATATTACCCGCCAGATTCGCATTCACAAACCCGACGTGTTAATCACGCTCTCGCATCGCCTGACTTGGCCTGGCGGCCCTTTAAATATGGCAGACCACAGATGGTTAGCCTACGGTGTAATGGACGGTGCCAGAGACGCCGGAAACCGTTGGATTTTTCCTGAGTTGCTTGAAGAGGGGTTGGATCCGTGGTCCGGCGTTCAGAAGGTGTTGCTTAGTGGCTCCCCTAAGCCCACACACGCTGTCGATATTACGGGTTTTTTGGAAAAAGGGATCGCCTCATTGCAAGAACATAAAGCCTACATCGAAAATCTCGCGCAGGGCTTTGACCCGGTAAATTTTCTTACAAACTCTGCCGAGATGACCGGAAAACGATCCGGATTCCCTCATGCGGCATCTTTTGAAGTCATCAATATTTAA
- a CDS encoding LLM class flavin-dependent oxidoreductase, with translation MIRQLHLNLFLKFRGHHEAAWNHPDSSPALPTDVNFYVDIAQRAEAGLFDSIFFADSPVLTTDAPQSGRVGLEPITLLAALAMATERIGLIATGTSTYSHAFNLARQFSSIDHISNGRAGWNIVTTWRKEVARNFGDAGQNSHADRYVMAEEFVQVVKDLWDSWADDAVVDDRSGGVYAKSDRIRSIDFNGEYYSVAGPLDIPRSPQGRPVLVQAGSSDAGRDFASRHAEAVFTAHLEKATAQTFYTDIKKRAVAAGRDASQVLILPGLSPMIASTESEAERMEKDLNENSDPEIGRRTLSNRFGGHDFSHLPLDRPLTPDDFPEPSSLETTRSRTELVVNLVRSEGLTLRQLLARFAGARGHFTYSGTPEQVADLIEDWFRDGAADGFNMMPPLFPTMLDVFIEEVIPILQRRGLFRTEYKGKTLREHYGLDRPAGRFW, from the coding sequence ATGATCAGACAACTTCACCTCAATTTGTTCCTGAAATTTCGGGGCCACCACGAAGCCGCCTGGAACCATCCCGATTCTTCGCCAGCCTTGCCTACCGATGTAAATTTCTATGTGGATATCGCTCAACGTGCGGAGGCAGGACTTTTTGATTCGATCTTTTTCGCTGATTCACCGGTGTTGACTACGGATGCGCCGCAGTCTGGACGAGTCGGGCTTGAACCCATCACTTTATTAGCGGCACTCGCCATGGCAACCGAGCGGATCGGGCTGATCGCGACGGGAACGAGTACGTATTCTCATGCCTTTAACCTGGCGCGGCAGTTCAGCTCGATCGATCACATTAGCAATGGCCGTGCCGGTTGGAATATTGTCACCACCTGGAGGAAGGAGGTCGCGCGCAATTTCGGTGATGCCGGTCAGAATAGTCATGCGGACCGCTACGTCATGGCCGAAGAATTTGTCCAGGTCGTCAAAGATTTGTGGGATAGCTGGGCCGATGACGCCGTGGTGGATGACCGCAGCGGTGGCGTCTACGCCAAAAGTGATCGCATTCGTTCTATCGACTTTAACGGCGAGTACTATAGCGTCGCGGGGCCGCTGGACATACCGCGCAGCCCGCAGGGGCGACCGGTGCTGGTGCAGGCCGGATCGTCTGATGCCGGACGTGACTTTGCCTCGCGCCACGCCGAGGCCGTATTTACAGCCCACCTCGAAAAGGCGACGGCGCAGACGTTTTACACGGATATTAAAAAGCGAGCGGTTGCCGCAGGTCGTGATGCGAGCCAAGTCCTGATTCTGCCTGGTCTGAGCCCAATGATTGCGTCGACCGAGAGCGAAGCAGAGCGGATGGAGAAGGATCTTAATGAGAATTCTGACCCGGAAATCGGTCGCCGAACGCTCTCCAACCGATTCGGCGGACATGATTTTTCGCATTTGCCGCTAGACCGGCCGCTGACGCCGGATGACTTCCCTGAACCCTCCAGTCTCGAAACCACGCGTAGTCGGACGGAGTTGGTCGTCAATCTTGTGCGCAGCGAGGGCCTTACCTTGCGCCAACTTCTGGCCCGTTTTGCCGGTGCTCGCGGCCACTTTACTTATTCTGGCACGCCCGAGCAGGTTGCCGATTTGATTGAGGACTGGTTCCGCGATGGGGCCGCCGATGGTTTCAATATGATGCCGCCGCTATTTCCCACAATGCTGGATGTTTTTATTGAAGAGGTGATTCCAATTCTTCAGCGTCGCGGCCTGTTCCGGACAGAATATAAAGGCAAGACGTTGCGGGAGCACTATGGACTCGATCGACCCGCTGGGCGGTTTTGGTAG